The stretch of DNA TGAAAAAGAGCAATTATTATAAAGCCTAGAGGAATAACAATTGAATATACTTTTCCAAATGTTTGTAATGCTTTTTTACGTCCAGCTGTAACTCCTACCGATTGGAATGCCGATGTGAATCCGTGCAATAAGTGTAATGCTAAAAGTATAAATGCAACCACATAGGCACCTACTCTGGCTGGATTTAAAAACTTGTGTTGCAATTCGTGGAAATATCTAAAACTTCCATCATGCATTCCAGTCATATCCCCCTGAATGTATTTAGTATTTATCTCTGGAAACCAGAAATCTATAAAATGAAGTACAATAAAAGCTAATATTGCAAGCCCGCTATAAATCATATTTCTACTCATCCAAGTAGAGTTTGCAGCACCATTATTTTTGGCATATGCAACGCCTTTCGCTTTTTTGTTTTTAAGTTCTAATACAAAACCCATTAAAAAATGAAATACAACACCGAAAATTAAAACCGGCTGTAATGCAAATTGAACTAAAGGATTTGTTCCCATAAAATGAGATAGCTCGTTAAAAACATCTTCACTGAATAGAGATGTTATATTTACTGCTAAATGTATTATTAAAAAAAACATGAGGAAGAAAGCAGAAAGTGCCATAGCAATCTTTCTTCCAATCGAAGATTTAAAAAATCCACCCATTATTTTGAAGTTATTTTGTGTTTTGACAAAGGTACATGAGGTAGCAGTTTTAGACAACTAACATATGTCATGTTTTTGCTATTTATAATGATTTTAAGTTACAAAAATAGTCTATTTTATTATTAAAGCTTGTTTCTCAGAACCAATTTGAATGTAGTATGTTCCTTTTGGCATATAATACTTACCATTTTTAGCCTTATTAATATCTATATCAGAGTTTTCTTTAAGGAGTGCTTTTCTACCTTTTTCGGTTAGAGTTAAATCATAACTTGTATCGTTATACCCTTTATCTGCATTCACTTTAATTTGGTTAAGTAAAGCGTTTTTTCCAGAAAATATTTTTATGGTTTTTTCTTTGGAAGTATTTGAATAGAACGCAACATCTACTTTAGGTTCAAAGGCTTTACTCCATTGATTTGAAGTATTGCCCCAACGAGATGAATATCTTATATCTTTAACTTTAAAAAACGTTATAGCTTTTGATTGCATGTTGTCATTCATCTGCTGAAGCATTGCTATATCTGTTTTGTAAATACTTCTTCCGTGTGTTCCGAGTAATAAATGTTTAGCATCGGGCTGCACAACTATATCGTGAATAGCAACATTTGGTAGCCCCTTACTAAATGCCTCCCAACTTTGACCTCGGTTAAACGAAACATAAGCACCATTGTCTGTTCCTAAGTATAAAATATTCTCGTTTACAGGATCTTCCTTAATCACGTTAACTGGAGATGCAGGAATGTTGGAACCAATATCTTTCCATGTTTCCCCATAGTCATTGCTCATATAAACATATACTGTAAAATCATCCCAACGATAGCCATTTAAGGTGACATAAACGCGCTCTTTTTTATGCTGTGATGCCACAATTCGACTTATCCAAAGGTCTTTTGGTAATGCGTTTGAAATAATCTCCCAACTTCCACCACCATCTTTAGTGACCTGAACTAATCCGTCGTCGCTACCTGTATAAATCAATCCGAATTGAAAAGGAGATTCGCTAATAGTTGTTAATGTTCCATAGGCAACATTCCCTTTTTTCCCTCCATTGGTGAGATCATCACTAATGGCCACCCAATCGGTTCCTTGATTCATTGAACGCATTAATTTATTACCGCCTAAATACAAAATATCTTGATTGTGCTGCGACAATAAAATGGGAGTTTGCCAATTAAAACGATACGGTTTCTCTCCCAACTCATGTTTTGGTTGGATGTAAGTTTGTTCTTTGGTTTTTAAATTGAGTCTATGATAATTTCCGAATTGATACCCTGTATATACAACATTGTTATCTCTATTATCAATTTGAACCTGCATACCGTCTCCACCCATAATACTTTTCCAGGGGTATTGTCCTCTTTGATGCCAGCTTTTATCCTCACGAGCATTATTTGCACCAACCCAAACCCCATTATCTTGTAAGCCTCCATAGATGTTATATGGTTTCGCGTTGTCTACATTTATAGAATAAAACTGACCAACAGAATTAGCATTGAGTTTTTCCCATGTTTCACCATCATCGTAACTCATGTTTAATCCACCATCATTCCCATTTATTAAATGTCCTGGTTTTTTAGGATTTACCCACAATGCTTGATGATCTGAATGAACATTTTCTCTGCTTATAGAGGCAAAGGTTTGTCCACCATCTTTAGATTTCAAAATAGGAACTCCCAAAACATAGATTCCTTTTTTATCTTGAGGGTCAACTCTAATTTCTCCAAAATAATATCCATAACTATAATATAGACCATCAATATAATCATTATGTGTTTTTTTCCAACTTACCCCACCATCTTCACTTTTGTAAACTTCAGCGCCAATAACAGGTGTATCAAATAGCATAGTATTAGCATTTTCAAGATATTTTGCGAGATCAATTGGTTTTACATTGCCACCTCTTACCATTTGCTTTATATTTTCTGCTCTATATTTTTCTTGAAACCCATTCGTTTTTAAAAATCCGTTAAGTTTTTTATTATCAAGTTCAAGAAAGGTTTCTACCGTCATTGTCTTAAAATCGGCTTTAGTTAAACCATCTTTTTCTTCTTTTTTTGCTTCAGGAGCTCTCCGAAATTGACTATCATGTAAGGCATAAATAATGTTGTCGTTAAAAACAGCTAAGCCAATTCTACCAACCCCTTGACCAGTTGGAAACCCACTTTTTTCTGTAGAAACTTTAGCCCATGTACTTCCTGCATCTGTACTTTTGTATAT from Flavivirga spongiicola encodes:
- a CDS encoding succinate dehydrogenase cytochrome b subunit codes for the protein MGGFFKSSIGRKIAMALSAFFLMFFLIIHLAVNITSLFSEDVFNELSHFMGTNPLVQFALQPVLIFGVVFHFLMGFVLELKNKKAKGVAYAKNNGAANSTWMSRNMIYSGLAILAFIVLHFIDFWFPEINTKYIQGDMTGMHDGSFRYFHELQHKFLNPARVGAYVVAFILLALHLLHGFTSAFQSVGVTAGRKKALQTFGKVYSIVIPLGFIIIALFHHFNH
- a CDS encoding beta propeller repeat protein; amino-acid sequence: MKFKILLLLFVFSFFKISAQQPATSSKIIEDALIKKEKLTQTSLVKNVAFNNIGPTIMSGRVTDVAVNPDDPTEFYVGYASGGVWYTKNNGITFNPILDTSNTQNVGDIAVDWKNKTIWVGTGENNSSRSSYAGIGILKSTDHGKTWQNMGLKDSHHIGRILINPNNPDEVIVGVTGHLYSPNQERGIYKTMDGGKTWMQKLFVDDMSGIIDVQCSPGNFNLMFATSWTKDRKAWNFDGSGNNSGIYKSTDAGSTWAKVSTEKSGFPTGQGVGRIGLAVFNDNIIYALHDSQFRRAPEAKKEEKDGLTKADFKTMTVETFLELDNKKLNGFLKTNGFQEKYRAENIKQMVRGGNVKPIDLAKYLENANTMLFDTPVIGAEVYKSEDGGVSWKKTHNDYIDGLYYSYGYYFGEIRVDPQDKKGIYVLGVPILKSKDGGQTFASISRENVHSDHQALWVNPKKPGHLINGNDGGLNMSYDDGETWEKLNANSVGQFYSINVDNAKPYNIYGGLQDNGVWVGANNAREDKSWHQRGQYPWKSIMGGDGMQVQIDNRDNNVVYTGYQFGNYHRLNLKTKEQTYIQPKHELGEKPYRFNWQTPILLSQHNQDILYLGGNKLMRSMNQGTDWVAISDDLTNGGKKGNVAYGTLTTISESPFQFGLIYTGSDDGLVQVTKDGGGSWEIISNALPKDLWISRIVASQHKKERVYVTLNGYRWDDFTVYVYMSNDYGETWKDIGSNIPASPVNVIKEDPVNENILYLGTDNGAYVSFNRGQSWEAFSKGLPNVAIHDIVVQPDAKHLLLGTHGRSIYKTDIAMLQQMNDNMQSKAITFFKVKDIRYSSRWGNTSNQWSKAFEPKVDVAFYSNTSKEKTIKIFSGKNALLNQIKVNADKGYNDTSYDLTLTEKGRKALLKENSDIDINKAKNGKYYMPKGTYYIQIGSEKQALIIK